The DNA sequence CGCAGGAGGCGAAGGCGCGGCGGTTCGTGGCGGACGTGTCGCACGAACTGCGCACGCCGCTGGCGGCGATGACGATGGTGGCGACGGTCCTGGAGGAGGACGCCGACCAGTTGCCGCCGGACGCCGCCCACGCGGCCCGTACCGTCGGCGCGGAGACGGCCCGGCTGTCCCGGCTGGTGGAGGACCTGATGGAGATCTCCCGCTTCGACGCCGGCGCGGTCCGGCTCAACGCGTCCGTGACGGACCTCGCCGACACCGTACGGGCGTCGCTGGCGCTGCGCGGGTGGACGGACCGGGTGACCCTCGAACTCCGCGAGGACGTACGGGCCGTGGTCGACCGGCGGCGCGTCGACGTCATCGTGGCGAACCTGGTGGGCAACGCGCTGCGGCACGGGGCGCCGCCGGTCACGGTCACCCTGGCGGCGCCCGGCGGTGACCGGGTGACGCTGGAGGTCGCCGACGGCGGCCCGGGGCTGCCGCCGGAGGCCCGGGAGCGGGTCTTCGACCGGTTCTACAAGGCGGACGCGGCGCGCACGCGCAGCACGACCGGGGGTGGAGACCAGGGCGGTGGCGGCCCGGGGGAGGACGGAAGCCTCGGGCAGGACGGCTTCGGGCAGGACGGCTTCGGGCAGGGCAGTGGCCTCGGTATGGCCATCGCGCTGGAGAACGCCCGGCTGCACGGCGGCACCATCGAGGTGGGCCAACGCCCGCAGGGCGGCGCGGTGTTCACACTGCGGCTGCCCCTGCGGCACCTGGAGGAGGAGGGGGACGGGTGAGGCGCTCGCGGGGAGGGGTACGGAGGAGGCGCCGGCGGGGGATCGTCCTCACGGTGCTGGGGGCCGCGCTCGTCGGGTGCGGGGTCCAGCCGACCGGGGTGGTCGAGGCGGGCGAACCCGCGTCCGGGCTGACGCGCGGGATGCGGCTGTACTTCGCGTCCGACGCCGGGCTGCGGGCCGTGCCCCTGCTCGACCGGGAGGTCGGCGGCCTCGACGCGGCGATGAAGCTGCTCGCCGAGGGGCCGACGGCCGCCGAGCGGCGCGAGGGGCTGACGACGCTGCTCCACGCCCCCGGCGGCTACACCGTGACCGGCGGCGGAGACCGCGTCACGGTGGAGCTGGAGGGCCCGTACTGGGCGGAGGCGCGGGACCAGGTGACGGGGCAACTGGTCTGCACGCTCGCCAGCTTCCAGTCCGTGCGTGAGGCGGAGATCCGGGCGGACGACGTGGAGGTGACGATCCGCCCGGGGGAGGGGCCGGTGCTGGGGCCGCTGCGGTGCGCGGAGTACCTCGACGGCTGAGGGACGCACCGGCCCGCCCGGACCGGCCCGTGGGTGCGGCGGGCTGCCTCAGCAGTGGGTGCGCCGGGGCCGTACGGAACCTGCGCCCGGCCGCCCGGCCGTGGGTGCGCCGGGACCAGCCGGGACCGCTAAGACGGCCGGGACCGCCGGGACCGTACGGGGACCTGTGCTTGGCCGCCCGGCCGCCCGGCCATGGGTGCGCCGGACTGCGTCGGCAGCGCGTGCGCCTCGGCCGTCAGAACCGCACCGTCACCTGGGCCTGGACGTGGGCCCGCAGTACCCCCGCCATGTCCGTGGCGCAGTCGCTGATCAGCCACTGGATCTGCAGGCCGTCCATCAGCGCGATGAGCTGCTGGGCCGCGGCCGACGGATCGATGTCGTCCCGGAGTTCGCCCGCCTCCCGGGCCTGGCGGTAGGCCAGCTCGGTGTTGGCGACCGAGGTGCGGTAGCGGGCCTCGAAGTACGCGTGCGCCGGATGGTCGGGGGACGTGGCCTCCGCCGCGACCACCGAGAACAGCTCGACGATCCCGCGCCGCTTCGCGTTCAGCTCGGCGAGGTCGATCAGCCGGCGCAGATGGTCGACGCCCCGGGTCAGGCCCAGGGCCAGCCACGCGTCGTCCACGTCGTCCCGGTGCTGGAGCACGGCGAGGAGCAGGGCCTCCTTCGTCGGGAAGTGGTGCAGAAGGCCCGGGTGGGAGATGCCGCAGCGGGTGGCGATCACCCGGAGCGACGCGCCCCGGTAGCCGGCCTCGCCGAACAGGGCCATCGCCTGGTCGAGGATCTCGGTCCGCTTGGCCCGGCCCTTCGCGTAGCCGCGCCCCGCCCCGGAAGTCACGCGCCATCACCCGCTGTCATCGGAATCGGACACCTCTCTCGTACCGCCGCTCCGGCCCAGATTCTCACAGGGCCGACATCCCGGAGCCCTCAATACTTACCAAGCGGTCGGGATTGAGCGTACGGTACTGCGGAGTGCCGTACGCGAAAGGAACTCCTGTGGGCCCCAAGCCGCCGTACCTCGACCCCGCGCTGCCCGTCGCGGAGCGGGTCACCGATCTCCTGGGGCGCATGACGCTGCCCGAGAAGGTCGGCCAGATGCTCCAGCTCAACGCCAAGGAGGGGGTGCGGCACCTCGTCGAGGACCTGCACGCGGGGTCGATCCTCCACGCCTCGCCGGAGCGGGTGCGCGAGGCCGCCGCGCTCACCGCGAGGACCCGGCTGCGCATCCCGCTGCTCGTCGCGGAGGACTGCATCCACGGGCACTCCTTCTGGGAGGGGGCCACGATCTACCCGACGCAGCTGGGGATGGCCGCCACCTGGGACCCGGAGCTGGTGGAGCGGATCGCGCGGGCGACGGCGGTCGAGGTCGCGGCGACCGGGGTGCACTGGACGTTCTCGCCGGTGCTCTGCATCACGCGGGACCTGCGGTGGGGCCGGGTGAGCGAGACCTTCGGCGAGGACCCGTTCCTGATCGGCGAGCTGGCCTCCGCGATGGTGCGCGGCTACCAGGGCGACGGCCTCGACGACCCGACCGCGATCCTGGCCTGCGCCAAGCACTTCGCCGGGTACTCCGAGACCCAGGGCGGCCGGGACGCCAGCGAGGCGGACATCTCGCGGCGCAAGCTGCGCTCCTGGTTCCTGCCGCCGTTCGAGCGGGTCGCCAAGGAGGGCTGCCGCACGTTCATGCTCGGCTACCAGTCGATGGACGGCGTGCCGATCACCGTGAACGACTGGCTGCTCAACGAGGTGCTGCGCGGTGAGTGGGGCTACACCGGGACCCTGGTCACCGACTGGGACAACGTCGGCCGCATGGTGTGGGAGCAGAAGGTCTACGCCGACTACGCGCAGGCGTCGGCGGCGGCGGTCCGCGCGGGCAACGACATGGTGATGACCACGTCGAACTTCTTCGCGGGTGCCCAGGAGGCCGTGGCCCAGGGCGCGTTGACGGAGTCCGAGATCGACGCCGCCGTACGCCGCGTCCTGACGCTCAAGTTCGAGCTGGGCCTGTTCGAGAACCCGCGCCACCCCGACGCGGCCCGGCAGGCCGAGGTCATCGGCAGCGGGGCGCACGCCGCGCTGAACCTGGAGGCGGCCCGCCGCTCGCTCGTGCTGCTGGCCAACGACGGCACGCTGCCGTTCGCGGGCGGCCTGGAGGCGGACGAGGAGGGCAGGGGCAGGCCCCTCGCCTCCGGCGACCCCCGTACGGTGGCGGTCATCGGCCCCAACGCGGATGACGCGCAGACCCAGTTGGGCGACTGGGCGGGCTCCTCGGGCCAGGCCGACTGGCTGCCGGAGGGCCAGCCGCGCACCATGATCCGTACCGTCCTCGACGGCTTCCGCGACCACGTGCCCGCCGACTGGACGGTCACGTACGCGCCCGGAGCACGGATCCTCGACGTGGGCCCCGACCCGGACGGCGCCTTCTTCCCGGACGGGCAGCCCCGCCCGGAGGTCGTCGTTCCGGCGGCCCCCGACGCCTCGCTGGTCGCGGAAGCCGTCGCCGCCGCCGAGGCCGCCGACCACGTGGTCGCCGTCGTCGGCGACCGGATCGAGCTGATCGGCGAGGGCAAGTCCACCGCCACGCTCGAACTCGTCGGCGACCAGGTGGCGTTGCTGGACGCACTGGCGGCGACGGGCAAGCCGCTGGTCGTCGTGGTGATCAGCTCCAAGCCGCTGGTGCTGCCGCCCTCCGCGCTCGGCGCGGCGGCGATCGTGTACGCGGCCAACCCGGGGATGCTCGGCGGCCGGGCGGTCGCCGAGCTGCTGCTCGGCCTGGTCGAGCCCACCGGCCGGCTGCCGCTGTCCTTCGCCCGGCACGCGGGCCAGCAGCCGACCTACTACAACCAGGTGCGCGGCCAGCACGGTTCGCGCTACGCGGACCTCACCCAGCGCCCGGCGTTCGCGTTCGGCGAGGGGCTGAGCTATACGACGGTCGACTACACGGGCCTGGAGGTGCTGACGCCGGTGGTCGACGCGTCGGAGACCGTACGGGCACGGGTCACGGTGACGAACACGGGGACGCGGCCCGCGCTGGAGACGGCGCAGGTGTACGTGAGCGACACGGTGACGTCGGTGACCTGGGCGGAGAAGGAGCTGAAGGCCTACCGGCAGGTGGCGCTGGCCCCCGGGGAGTCGCACGAGATCCTCTTCGGACTCCCGGCGTCCGACTGCACGCTCGTGGACGCGGAGGGCCGCCGCGTCGTGGAGCCGGGCCGCTTCGAGCTGCTGGTGGGCCCGTCGTCCCGCGACGAGGCGCTGCTGCGGGGGGAGTTCACGGTCAAGGGGTGAGACCGGGGCCGTGGCCGGCCGTGGGCACCGAGGGGACGGCGGGGTGGCGGCGGGGTGGCTTCACGCTCCCCGACGGCCCCCGGCCCCCGGCCCTCGGCCCCCGGCCCCGGCGCGCCCGTCACGAACCGCCGGGGGCCCTCGTCAGCTCGTACAGGTCCCCGGAGTCCGGGTCGCCGATGTACTGGTAGAGGACGGGCCTGCTCTCCGTGCCGCCGACGTTCCAGTAGTCGAACGTGCACGCGTCGACGGTGACGTCCACCTCCTGCGACCACGTGCTCCCGCCGGGTTCGTACGTCCAGGTGCCCTGCCCCGTACACGCGTCGCGTTCGCCGTCGCCGTCGCCGTCGTCGTCGTAGTCGACGTCGATTCCCGCTGCGGTGACCCGCCCGTCCGCCGTGAAGGTGAGGGTTCCGTCGCGCCCGTCGGACCAGCGTCCGACGATGTCCGCCGAGGCGAGTGCGGGAGGGCGGTACTCCGGGATCAGCCCCGTCGCCAGACCGACGCCTCCGAGAACGGCCGTGAGGACCACGGCGGCCAGCCCCCACAGCATCACCGGCCCGAAGATCCGCTCCCGGCGCGACCGCCAGAGCAGGGCCGGAACGGTGAGCCCTGCCGTGGTCAGCAGCCAGGCCACCGCGATGCCGACGGGCCCCGCACCGCCGGACAGGGCGACGACCAGCACGAGGGAGACGGCCGCCGCCACCGCCGGAACCCACCACCACGCCTCCCGCCCGCCGAACCGGCGTCCCAGCACGCCGCCCAGCCAGGCGGTCGGGGAGACGAGGAGCACGGACAGCGCGCCCGCGACCGCGAGCCCGAACACGGCGAGGACGGGCAGGAACAGGACGAACAGCACCGAACCGCCGCCGCCGGCGTTCGGCGACTCCTGCGTGAAGCCGTACACGACGGCCACGATGAGGGCGATGCCCGCTTCGATGTGCAGGGTCAGGATCGAGAGGAGCAGTGACAGCCCGTAGAGCCGCTTCTTCTTCACCGAGGCGTCCTCCTGGTCAGCTCGTACCGGTCCACTTCGTCCGGTTCGACGGACCGCACGACGATCCGGTGGAGTGTGGGCCGGTCCTCCGTGCCGCCGACGTCCCAGAGCGTCCGGCCGCAGCTGGGCACGTCCACGCCGACACCCCGGGCATGACGGTCCGTTCCCGTGCCGTATCCCCAGGTGCCGCGCCCCACGCAGGCCTCACCTCGTTCGCCGGAGGTGCGGTCGAGGCCGGAGACCGTGGCCCGGCCCTCGGCCGTGAGGGTCAGCGTTCCGCCTTTCCCGTCGGACCAGGTCCCCACCAGCTCGGCGCGGGCGACGTCCGGCGGACGGTACATCGTCAGGACGCCCGTGCCGAACGCGACGCCGCCGAGCACACCGGTGAGGACCACGGCCGCCAGACCCCACAGCGCCACCGGGCCGAAGACCCGCTTCCGGCGCGAGCGGCAGACCAGCGCCGGAACGGCGAGCGCGACCGTGGTCAGCAGCCATCCCCGGGCGAAGCCGGCGGAGCCCGTGCCGCCGGCCACAACGGTGGTCGCACCCACGAGCAGGAGGGAGACGGCCGCCGCCACCGGTGGGACCCACCACCACGCCTCGCGTCCGCCGAACCGGCGTCCCAGCACGTCGCTCAGGGACGCGGTGGGGAGGACGACGGCCACCGACAACGCGGCGGCCGCCGTGGCCGCGAACAGCGCGAGGAAGGGCAGCAGCACCACGGACAGCGGGGAGCCGCCGGTCGGGGTCATGGCCCAGGACTGCTGCGTCAGGCCGTGGAGGACGGACACGACGAGTGCGAGCACCGCCTCCACCAGCAGGATCGCCGTCGAGAGCAGCAGCGACAGCCCGTACGGCCGTTTTCTCTCCACCGTTCAGTCCCCCCTCGCGCACGGTGATGTACGCGGCACGCCCTCGGCGGGGCGGCAGCTGCGGCCATCGTGTCAGAGCCGTTTGAACGCGTTCAAGGCAGGGTTCGCGGTGCCTGCGGCGGCGCCCCGGTGCGGCCTCGGTGCGGCCTCGGTGCGGCCTCGGTGCGGCACCGGTGCGGCCTCGGTGCGGCACCGGTGCGGCCCCGGCGGTGCCTTCGGCGACGTACGGGCGATGCACCGGCGTGCTGTCGTGGGAGAG is a window from the Streptomyces sp. MMBL 11-1 genome containing:
- a CDS encoding sensor histidine kinase; this translates as MRVRLVVTFVLVALVSAVTATALAYRDARTAVLQRTQNTAVNDLRERVAAVAPGLDLPPDQQSLSRFAAKVSEGLGARVVVVRHQDLSAVSDAYADTEGRITPELRAAVRAGDGARFQRVQWRGDPYLVVGTPVTYADGDRRTSGLEVFVITDLRAERDDTAALLDSVRTGTVPVVVLAALLALLAAGTVLRPVRKLGRATRELAAGDLGSRVAVRGHDELAELARTFNETADALQASDAELRAQEAKARRFVADVSHELRTPLAAMTMVATVLEEDADQLPPDAAHAARTVGAETARLSRLVEDLMEISRFDAGAVRLNASVTDLADTVRASLALRGWTDRVTLELREDVRAVVDRRRVDVIVANLVGNALRHGAPPVTVTLAAPGGDRVTLEVADGGPGLPPEARERVFDRFYKADAARTRSTTGGGDQGGGGPGEDGSLGQDGFGQDGFGQGSGLGMAIALENARLHGGTIEVGQRPQGGAVFTLRLPLRHLEEEGDG
- a CDS encoding GerMN domain-containing protein yields the protein MLGAALVGCGVQPTGVVEAGEPASGLTRGMRLYFASDAGLRAVPLLDREVGGLDAAMKLLAEGPTAAERREGLTTLLHAPGGYTVTGGGDRVTVELEGPYWAEARDQVTGQLVCTLASFQSVREAEIRADDVEVTIRPGEGPVLGPLRCAEYLDG
- a CDS encoding TetR/AcrR family transcriptional regulator — translated: MTSGAGRGYAKGRAKRTEILDQAMALFGEAGYRGASLRVIATRCGISHPGLLHHFPTKEALLLAVLQHRDDVDDAWLALGLTRGVDHLRRLIDLAELNAKRRGIVELFSVVAAEATSPDHPAHAYFEARYRTSVANTELAYRQAREAGELRDDIDPSAAAQQLIALMDGLQIQWLISDCATDMAGVLRAHVQAQVTVRF
- a CDS encoding glycoside hydrolase family 3 N-terminal domain-containing protein, with protein sequence MGPKPPYLDPALPVAERVTDLLGRMTLPEKVGQMLQLNAKEGVRHLVEDLHAGSILHASPERVREAAALTARTRLRIPLLVAEDCIHGHSFWEGATIYPTQLGMAATWDPELVERIARATAVEVAATGVHWTFSPVLCITRDLRWGRVSETFGEDPFLIGELASAMVRGYQGDGLDDPTAILACAKHFAGYSETQGGRDASEADISRRKLRSWFLPPFERVAKEGCRTFMLGYQSMDGVPITVNDWLLNEVLRGEWGYTGTLVTDWDNVGRMVWEQKVYADYAQASAAAVRAGNDMVMTTSNFFAGAQEAVAQGALTESEIDAAVRRVLTLKFELGLFENPRHPDAARQAEVIGSGAHAALNLEAARRSLVLLANDGTLPFAGGLEADEEGRGRPLASGDPRTVAVIGPNADDAQTQLGDWAGSSGQADWLPEGQPRTMIRTVLDGFRDHVPADWTVTYAPGARILDVGPDPDGAFFPDGQPRPEVVVPAAPDASLVAEAVAAAEAADHVVAVVGDRIELIGEGKSTATLELVGDQVALLDALAATGKPLVVVVISSKPLVLPPSALGAAAIVYAANPGMLGGRAVAELLLGLVEPTGRLPLSFARHAGQQPTYYNQVRGQHGSRYADLTQRPAFAFGEGLSYTTVDYTGLEVLTPVVDASETVRARVTVTNTGTRPALETAQVYVSDTVTSVTWAEKELKAYRQVALAPGESHEILFGLPASDCTLVDAEGRRVVEPGRFELLVGPSSRDEALLRGEFTVKG